A section of the Deinococcus cellulosilyticus NBRC 106333 = KACC 11606 genome encodes:
- a CDS encoding GIY-YIG nuclease family protein, with amino-acid sequence MTQKYKGFTPVMGIWIIRNHKNGKVLLGANEHVQGKLNAHQFQLKMGSHMVKALQQDWNAQSPEDFTFEVLDVLEPDPAKGEHYDYRDDLKDLEALWLEQLQPYEPVGYHRKRK; translated from the coding sequence ATGACGCAAAAATATAAGGGCTTCACCCCGGTGATGGGCATCTGGATCATCCGAAACCACAAAAATGGCAAGGTGCTGCTCGGGGCCAATGAGCATGTGCAGGGTAAACTGAATGCCCACCAGTTCCAGCTCAAGATGGGTTCCCACATGGTCAAAGCCCTGCAGCAGGACTGGAACGCCCAGAGCCCGGAAGATTTCACCTTCGAGGTCCTGGATGTGCTTGAGCCCGATCCTGCAAAAGGGGAGCATTACGATTACCGGGATGACCTCAAAGACCTTGAGGCCCTGTGGTTGGAACAATTGCAGCCCTATGAACCTGTGGGGTACCACAGAAAACGCAAGTGA
- a CDS encoding DUF421 domain-containing protein, which produces MEAVVRAATLYFILMIIFRLTGKRTMSQVTTFDMVVLLVISETVQNFLVDEDHSFTHMVLLVITLLGLDVLLSMVKQKFPGVEKWMDGVPVILVEDGKPLEDRMKKSRVDVSDILEAARQTQGLERMDQIKYAILERAGAISIVPKEKP; this is translated from the coding sequence ATGGAAGCTGTTGTTCGAGCTGCAACCCTGTATTTCATCCTGATGATCATCTTTCGACTCACCGGGAAACGCACCATGTCCCAGGTGACCACCTTCGACATGGTGGTGCTGCTGGTGATCAGTGAGACCGTGCAGAACTTCCTGGTGGACGAGGATCATTCATTTACCCACATGGTGCTCCTGGTCATCACCCTGCTGGGTCTGGATGTGCTCCTCTCCATGGTCAAACAGAAGTTTCCGGGGGTGGAAAAGTGGATGGATGGCGTTCCGGTGATTCTGGTGGAAGACGGCAAACCCCTGGAAGACCGCATGAAAAAAAGCCGGGTGGACGTTTCAGACATTCTGGAAGCGGCCCGGCAGACCCAGGGCCTTGAGCGCATGGACCAGATCAAATATGCCATTCTGGAGCGGGCTGGAGCGATTTCCATCGTTCCCAAGGAAAAGCCATGA